A window of Polyodon spathula isolate WHYD16114869_AA chromosome 22, ASM1765450v1, whole genome shotgun sequence contains these coding sequences:
- the LOC121297084 gene encoding E3 ubiquitin-protein ligase NEURL1B-like isoform X3: MGNTAHKPLLVVNPQSRSVPSRHYYTLPRTSAPHAGLSLEPPRFHPQTKGKNIRLDSQLRRATRKNSFCNGIAFSQRPVWLYEKVRLRLSGVHNGWSGALRFGFTSMDPGELNPADIPKYACPDLVTRPGFWAKALPERLAVRDTVLAFWADRHGRIFYSINEGDPLLFHCGVSVGGPLWAIIDIYGITQEVTLLESMFAESVGSSRLSAARLSAYLPQSNHDSANYSNNQLETNQAAAAKIATLQLGNCHQLPPCCSSSSSSSSRGLRGLPPVLDTDLHFHPVRGSDVSLSADRTAACIHWLDSSRTLLFTDRPLHIGETLFVEVGHLGLPYFGAFLFGVTSCNPGTLRTSELPTDPEFLLDRKEYWVVYKGFPVPSPGDVLSFSLLPSGEVHHGVNGVSRGRLLCVDSSQVLWAFFSLHGAVNRLRILGSMQSSSSNGSPSGSPGGTPNDSDSDLAFSVTRSFSTSESSLVTAPSSPLSPPLSPAFSPPELPPRSKNGECTVCFDQEVDTVIYTCGHMCLCNACGLKLKKQINACCPICRRPIKDVIKIYRP; this comes from the exons TAGTGAACCCTCAGAGCCGCTCGGTGCCCAGCAGACACTACTACACTCTGCCCAGAACATCTGCACCCCACGCTGGGCTCAGCCTGGAGCCCCCTCGCTTCCACCCCCAGACCAAGGGCAAGAACATCCGGCTGGACTCTCAGCTGCGCAGGGCCACACGCAAGAACAGCTTCTGCAACGGGATCGCCTTCAGCCAGCGGCCCGTGTGGCTGTATGAGAAGGTGCGGCTACGGCTCTCTGGGGTGCACAATGGCTGGAGCGGGGCGCTGCGTTTCGGATTCACCAGCATGGACCCCGGAGAGCTGAACCCCGCTGACATCCCCAAGTATGCCTGTCCCGACCTGGTGACCCGGCCCGGATTCTGGGCCAAGGCTCTGCCGGAGAGGCTGGCCGTGAGGGACACTGTGCTGGCCTTCTGGGCTGACAGGCATGGTCGCATCTTCTACAGCATAAACGAGGGGGACCCTCTCCTCTTCCACTGCGGAGTCAGTGTCGGGGGACCCCTGTGGGCGATCATAGACATCTACGGGATCACGCAGGAGGTCACGCTGCTGG AGAGCATGTTTGCGGAGAGCGTGGGTTCCAGCCGGCTCAGCGCAGCCAGACTCAGCGCCTACCTCCCCCAGAGCAACCACGACTCGGCCAACTACAGTAACAACCAGCTTGAGACAAACCAAGCTGCCGCTGCCAAGATCGCCACCCTGCAGCTGGGTAACTGCCACCAGCTCCCCccctgctgctcctcctcctcctcctcctcatcccgGGGCCTGCGGGGCCTGCCACCTGTGTTGGACACTGACCTGCACTTCCACCCAGTGCGGGGCTCGGACGTCAGCCTGTCTGCCGATCGTACAGCCGCATGCATCCACTGGTTGGACAGCAGCCGGACTCTACTGTTCACCGACCGGCCCCTACACATCGGGGAGACCCTGTTTGTAGAAGTGGGCCACTTGGGGCTGCCCTATTTTGGGGCGTTCTTGTTCGGGGTGACATCCTGCAACCCCGGGACCCTGCGGACGAGTGAGCTGCCAACAGACCCAGAGTTCCTGCTGGACCGCAAGGAGTACTGGGTGGTGTACAAAGGCTTCCCTGTGCCCAGCCCCGGGGATGTGCTCAGTTTCTCATTGCTGCCCAGTGGAGAGGTCCATCATGGGGTGAACGGGGTCTCCCGGGGCAGGTTGCTCTGTGTCGACAGTTCCCAGGTTCTCTGGGCCTTCTTCAGTCTCCACGGAGCCGTCAACCGCCTGCGGATTCTGG GGTCCATGCAGTCCAGCTCCTCAAACGGATCCCCGTCAGGCTCCCCTGGAGGGACCCCCAATGACAGCGACTCAGACCTGGCCTTCAGCGTCACCCGCTCGTTCTCAACCTCCGAATCATCCCTGG TGACGGCGCCAAGCTCCCCCCTGAGCCCCCCACTCTCCCCAGCTTTCTCCCCCCCAGAGCTGCCCCCCAGAAGCAAGAACGGAGAATGCACCGTGTGCTTCGACCAGGAGGTGGACACAGTCATCTACACCTGCGGGCACATGTGCCTCTGCAACGCCTGCGGCCTCAAACTGAAGAAGCAGATCAACGCCTGCTGCCCCATCTGCCGGCGGCCAATCAAAGACGTCATTAAGATTTACAGGCCGTGA
- the LOC121297084 gene encoding E3 ubiquitin-protein ligase NEURL1B-like isoform X2, whose amino-acid sequence MGNGESSPFSSPPCPKTSYRFKGAQSLAVIGSDAVNPQSRSVPSRHYYTLPRTSAPHAGLSLEPPRFHPQTKGKNIRLDSQLRRATRKNSFCNGIAFSQRPVWLYEKVRLRLSGVHNGWSGALRFGFTSMDPGELNPADIPKYACPDLVTRPGFWAKALPERLAVRDTVLAFWADRHGRIFYSINEGDPLLFHCGVSVGGPLWAIIDIYGITQEVTLLESMFAESVGSSRLSAARLSAYLPQSNHDSANYSNNQLETNQAAAAKIATLQLGNCHQLPPCCSSSSSSSSRGLRGLPPVLDTDLHFHPVRGSDVSLSADRTAACIHWLDSSRTLLFTDRPLHIGETLFVEVGHLGLPYFGAFLFGVTSCNPGTLRTSELPTDPEFLLDRKEYWVVYKGFPVPSPGDVLSFSLLPSGEVHHGVNGVSRGRLLCVDSSQVLWAFFSLHGAVNRLRILGSMQSSSSNGSPSGSPGGTPNDSDSDLAFSVTRSFSTSESSLVTAPSSPLSPPLSPAFSPPELPPRSKNGECTVCFDQEVDTVIYTCGHMCLCNACGLKLKKQINACCPICRRPIKDVIKIYRP is encoded by the exons TGAACCCTCAGAGCCGCTCGGTGCCCAGCAGACACTACTACACTCTGCCCAGAACATCTGCACCCCACGCTGGGCTCAGCCTGGAGCCCCCTCGCTTCCACCCCCAGACCAAGGGCAAGAACATCCGGCTGGACTCTCAGCTGCGCAGGGCCACACGCAAGAACAGCTTCTGCAACGGGATCGCCTTCAGCCAGCGGCCCGTGTGGCTGTATGAGAAGGTGCGGCTACGGCTCTCTGGGGTGCACAATGGCTGGAGCGGGGCGCTGCGTTTCGGATTCACCAGCATGGACCCCGGAGAGCTGAACCCCGCTGACATCCCCAAGTATGCCTGTCCCGACCTGGTGACCCGGCCCGGATTCTGGGCCAAGGCTCTGCCGGAGAGGCTGGCCGTGAGGGACACTGTGCTGGCCTTCTGGGCTGACAGGCATGGTCGCATCTTCTACAGCATAAACGAGGGGGACCCTCTCCTCTTCCACTGCGGAGTCAGTGTCGGGGGACCCCTGTGGGCGATCATAGACATCTACGGGATCACGCAGGAGGTCACGCTGCTGG AGAGCATGTTTGCGGAGAGCGTGGGTTCCAGCCGGCTCAGCGCAGCCAGACTCAGCGCCTACCTCCCCCAGAGCAACCACGACTCGGCCAACTACAGTAACAACCAGCTTGAGACAAACCAAGCTGCCGCTGCCAAGATCGCCACCCTGCAGCTGGGTAACTGCCACCAGCTCCCCccctgctgctcctcctcctcctcctcctcatcccgGGGCCTGCGGGGCCTGCCACCTGTGTTGGACACTGACCTGCACTTCCACCCAGTGCGGGGCTCGGACGTCAGCCTGTCTGCCGATCGTACAGCCGCATGCATCCACTGGTTGGACAGCAGCCGGACTCTACTGTTCACCGACCGGCCCCTACACATCGGGGAGACCCTGTTTGTAGAAGTGGGCCACTTGGGGCTGCCCTATTTTGGGGCGTTCTTGTTCGGGGTGACATCCTGCAACCCCGGGACCCTGCGGACGAGTGAGCTGCCAACAGACCCAGAGTTCCTGCTGGACCGCAAGGAGTACTGGGTGGTGTACAAAGGCTTCCCTGTGCCCAGCCCCGGGGATGTGCTCAGTTTCTCATTGCTGCCCAGTGGAGAGGTCCATCATGGGGTGAACGGGGTCTCCCGGGGCAGGTTGCTCTGTGTCGACAGTTCCCAGGTTCTCTGGGCCTTCTTCAGTCTCCACGGAGCCGTCAACCGCCTGCGGATTCTGG GGTCCATGCAGTCCAGCTCCTCAAACGGATCCCCGTCAGGCTCCCCTGGAGGGACCCCCAATGACAGCGACTCAGACCTGGCCTTCAGCGTCACCCGCTCGTTCTCAACCTCCGAATCATCCCTGG TGACGGCGCCAAGCTCCCCCCTGAGCCCCCCACTCTCCCCAGCTTTCTCCCCCCCAGAGCTGCCCCCCAGAAGCAAGAACGGAGAATGCACCGTGTGCTTCGACCAGGAGGTGGACACAGTCATCTACACCTGCGGGCACATGTGCCTCTGCAACGCCTGCGGCCTCAAACTGAAGAAGCAGATCAACGCCTGCTGCCCCATCTGCCGGCGGCCAATCAAAGACGTCATTAAGATTTACAGGCCGTGA
- the LOC121297084 gene encoding E3 ubiquitin-protein ligase NEURL1B-like isoform X5, producing the protein MGNTAHKPLLESMFAESVGSSRLSAARLSAYLPQSNHDSANYSNNQLETNQAAAAKIATLQLGNCHQLPPCCSSSSSSSSRGLRGLPPVLDTDLHFHPVRGSDVSLSADRTAACIHWLDSSRTLLFTDRPLHIGETLFVEVGHLGLPYFGAFLFGVTSCNPGTLRTSELPTDPEFLLDRKEYWVVYKGFPVPSPGDVLSFSLLPSGEVHHGVNGVSRGRLLCVDSSQVLWAFFSLHGAVNRLRILGSMQSSSSNGSPSGSPGGTPNDSDSDLAFSVTRSFSTSESSLVTAPSSPLSPPLSPAFSPPELPPRSKNGECTVCFDQEVDTVIYTCGHMCLCNACGLKLKKQINACCPICRRPIKDVIKIYRP; encoded by the exons AGAGCATGTTTGCGGAGAGCGTGGGTTCCAGCCGGCTCAGCGCAGCCAGACTCAGCGCCTACCTCCCCCAGAGCAACCACGACTCGGCCAACTACAGTAACAACCAGCTTGAGACAAACCAAGCTGCCGCTGCCAAGATCGCCACCCTGCAGCTGGGTAACTGCCACCAGCTCCCCccctgctgctcctcctcctcctcctcctcatcccgGGGCCTGCGGGGCCTGCCACCTGTGTTGGACACTGACCTGCACTTCCACCCAGTGCGGGGCTCGGACGTCAGCCTGTCTGCCGATCGTACAGCCGCATGCATCCACTGGTTGGACAGCAGCCGGACTCTACTGTTCACCGACCGGCCCCTACACATCGGGGAGACCCTGTTTGTAGAAGTGGGCCACTTGGGGCTGCCCTATTTTGGGGCGTTCTTGTTCGGGGTGACATCCTGCAACCCCGGGACCCTGCGGACGAGTGAGCTGCCAACAGACCCAGAGTTCCTGCTGGACCGCAAGGAGTACTGGGTGGTGTACAAAGGCTTCCCTGTGCCCAGCCCCGGGGATGTGCTCAGTTTCTCATTGCTGCCCAGTGGAGAGGTCCATCATGGGGTGAACGGGGTCTCCCGGGGCAGGTTGCTCTGTGTCGACAGTTCCCAGGTTCTCTGGGCCTTCTTCAGTCTCCACGGAGCCGTCAACCGCCTGCGGATTCTGG GGTCCATGCAGTCCAGCTCCTCAAACGGATCCCCGTCAGGCTCCCCTGGAGGGACCCCCAATGACAGCGACTCAGACCTGGCCTTCAGCGTCACCCGCTCGTTCTCAACCTCCGAATCATCCCTGG TGACGGCGCCAAGCTCCCCCCTGAGCCCCCCACTCTCCCCAGCTTTCTCCCCCCCAGAGCTGCCCCCCAGAAGCAAGAACGGAGAATGCACCGTGTGCTTCGACCAGGAGGTGGACACAGTCATCTACACCTGCGGGCACATGTGCCTCTGCAACGCCTGCGGCCTCAAACTGAAGAAGCAGATCAACGCCTGCTGCCCCATCTGCCGGCGGCCAATCAAAGACGTCATTAAGATTTACAGGCCGTGA
- the LOC121297084 gene encoding E3 ubiquitin-protein ligase NEURL1B-like isoform X1 produces MGNGESSPFSSPPCPKTSYRFKGAQSLAVIGSDAVVNPQSRSVPSRHYYTLPRTSAPHAGLSLEPPRFHPQTKGKNIRLDSQLRRATRKNSFCNGIAFSQRPVWLYEKVRLRLSGVHNGWSGALRFGFTSMDPGELNPADIPKYACPDLVTRPGFWAKALPERLAVRDTVLAFWADRHGRIFYSINEGDPLLFHCGVSVGGPLWAIIDIYGITQEVTLLESMFAESVGSSRLSAARLSAYLPQSNHDSANYSNNQLETNQAAAAKIATLQLGNCHQLPPCCSSSSSSSSRGLRGLPPVLDTDLHFHPVRGSDVSLSADRTAACIHWLDSSRTLLFTDRPLHIGETLFVEVGHLGLPYFGAFLFGVTSCNPGTLRTSELPTDPEFLLDRKEYWVVYKGFPVPSPGDVLSFSLLPSGEVHHGVNGVSRGRLLCVDSSQVLWAFFSLHGAVNRLRILGSMQSSSSNGSPSGSPGGTPNDSDSDLAFSVTRSFSTSESSLVTAPSSPLSPPLSPAFSPPELPPRSKNGECTVCFDQEVDTVIYTCGHMCLCNACGLKLKKQINACCPICRRPIKDVIKIYRP; encoded by the exons TAGTGAACCCTCAGAGCCGCTCGGTGCCCAGCAGACACTACTACACTCTGCCCAGAACATCTGCACCCCACGCTGGGCTCAGCCTGGAGCCCCCTCGCTTCCACCCCCAGACCAAGGGCAAGAACATCCGGCTGGACTCTCAGCTGCGCAGGGCCACACGCAAGAACAGCTTCTGCAACGGGATCGCCTTCAGCCAGCGGCCCGTGTGGCTGTATGAGAAGGTGCGGCTACGGCTCTCTGGGGTGCACAATGGCTGGAGCGGGGCGCTGCGTTTCGGATTCACCAGCATGGACCCCGGAGAGCTGAACCCCGCTGACATCCCCAAGTATGCCTGTCCCGACCTGGTGACCCGGCCCGGATTCTGGGCCAAGGCTCTGCCGGAGAGGCTGGCCGTGAGGGACACTGTGCTGGCCTTCTGGGCTGACAGGCATGGTCGCATCTTCTACAGCATAAACGAGGGGGACCCTCTCCTCTTCCACTGCGGAGTCAGTGTCGGGGGACCCCTGTGGGCGATCATAGACATCTACGGGATCACGCAGGAGGTCACGCTGCTGG AGAGCATGTTTGCGGAGAGCGTGGGTTCCAGCCGGCTCAGCGCAGCCAGACTCAGCGCCTACCTCCCCCAGAGCAACCACGACTCGGCCAACTACAGTAACAACCAGCTTGAGACAAACCAAGCTGCCGCTGCCAAGATCGCCACCCTGCAGCTGGGTAACTGCCACCAGCTCCCCccctgctgctcctcctcctcctcctcctcatcccgGGGCCTGCGGGGCCTGCCACCTGTGTTGGACACTGACCTGCACTTCCACCCAGTGCGGGGCTCGGACGTCAGCCTGTCTGCCGATCGTACAGCCGCATGCATCCACTGGTTGGACAGCAGCCGGACTCTACTGTTCACCGACCGGCCCCTACACATCGGGGAGACCCTGTTTGTAGAAGTGGGCCACTTGGGGCTGCCCTATTTTGGGGCGTTCTTGTTCGGGGTGACATCCTGCAACCCCGGGACCCTGCGGACGAGTGAGCTGCCAACAGACCCAGAGTTCCTGCTGGACCGCAAGGAGTACTGGGTGGTGTACAAAGGCTTCCCTGTGCCCAGCCCCGGGGATGTGCTCAGTTTCTCATTGCTGCCCAGTGGAGAGGTCCATCATGGGGTGAACGGGGTCTCCCGGGGCAGGTTGCTCTGTGTCGACAGTTCCCAGGTTCTCTGGGCCTTCTTCAGTCTCCACGGAGCCGTCAACCGCCTGCGGATTCTGG GGTCCATGCAGTCCAGCTCCTCAAACGGATCCCCGTCAGGCTCCCCTGGAGGGACCCCCAATGACAGCGACTCAGACCTGGCCTTCAGCGTCACCCGCTCGTTCTCAACCTCCGAATCATCCCTGG TGACGGCGCCAAGCTCCCCCCTGAGCCCCCCACTCTCCCCAGCTTTCTCCCCCCCAGAGCTGCCCCCCAGAAGCAAGAACGGAGAATGCACCGTGTGCTTCGACCAGGAGGTGGACACAGTCATCTACACCTGCGGGCACATGTGCCTCTGCAACGCCTGCGGCCTCAAACTGAAGAAGCAGATCAACGCCTGCTGCCCCATCTGCCGGCGGCCAATCAAAGACGTCATTAAGATTTACAGGCCGTGA
- the LOC121297084 gene encoding E3 ubiquitin-protein ligase NEURL1B-like isoform X4 yields MGNTAHKPLLVNPQSRSVPSRHYYTLPRTSAPHAGLSLEPPRFHPQTKGKNIRLDSQLRRATRKNSFCNGIAFSQRPVWLYEKVRLRLSGVHNGWSGALRFGFTSMDPGELNPADIPKYACPDLVTRPGFWAKALPERLAVRDTVLAFWADRHGRIFYSINEGDPLLFHCGVSVGGPLWAIIDIYGITQEVTLLESMFAESVGSSRLSAARLSAYLPQSNHDSANYSNNQLETNQAAAAKIATLQLGNCHQLPPCCSSSSSSSSRGLRGLPPVLDTDLHFHPVRGSDVSLSADRTAACIHWLDSSRTLLFTDRPLHIGETLFVEVGHLGLPYFGAFLFGVTSCNPGTLRTSELPTDPEFLLDRKEYWVVYKGFPVPSPGDVLSFSLLPSGEVHHGVNGVSRGRLLCVDSSQVLWAFFSLHGAVNRLRILGSMQSSSSNGSPSGSPGGTPNDSDSDLAFSVTRSFSTSESSLVTAPSSPLSPPLSPAFSPPELPPRSKNGECTVCFDQEVDTVIYTCGHMCLCNACGLKLKKQINACCPICRRPIKDVIKIYRP; encoded by the exons TGAACCCTCAGAGCCGCTCGGTGCCCAGCAGACACTACTACACTCTGCCCAGAACATCTGCACCCCACGCTGGGCTCAGCCTGGAGCCCCCTCGCTTCCACCCCCAGACCAAGGGCAAGAACATCCGGCTGGACTCTCAGCTGCGCAGGGCCACACGCAAGAACAGCTTCTGCAACGGGATCGCCTTCAGCCAGCGGCCCGTGTGGCTGTATGAGAAGGTGCGGCTACGGCTCTCTGGGGTGCACAATGGCTGGAGCGGGGCGCTGCGTTTCGGATTCACCAGCATGGACCCCGGAGAGCTGAACCCCGCTGACATCCCCAAGTATGCCTGTCCCGACCTGGTGACCCGGCCCGGATTCTGGGCCAAGGCTCTGCCGGAGAGGCTGGCCGTGAGGGACACTGTGCTGGCCTTCTGGGCTGACAGGCATGGTCGCATCTTCTACAGCATAAACGAGGGGGACCCTCTCCTCTTCCACTGCGGAGTCAGTGTCGGGGGACCCCTGTGGGCGATCATAGACATCTACGGGATCACGCAGGAGGTCACGCTGCTGG AGAGCATGTTTGCGGAGAGCGTGGGTTCCAGCCGGCTCAGCGCAGCCAGACTCAGCGCCTACCTCCCCCAGAGCAACCACGACTCGGCCAACTACAGTAACAACCAGCTTGAGACAAACCAAGCTGCCGCTGCCAAGATCGCCACCCTGCAGCTGGGTAACTGCCACCAGCTCCCCccctgctgctcctcctcctcctcctcctcatcccgGGGCCTGCGGGGCCTGCCACCTGTGTTGGACACTGACCTGCACTTCCACCCAGTGCGGGGCTCGGACGTCAGCCTGTCTGCCGATCGTACAGCCGCATGCATCCACTGGTTGGACAGCAGCCGGACTCTACTGTTCACCGACCGGCCCCTACACATCGGGGAGACCCTGTTTGTAGAAGTGGGCCACTTGGGGCTGCCCTATTTTGGGGCGTTCTTGTTCGGGGTGACATCCTGCAACCCCGGGACCCTGCGGACGAGTGAGCTGCCAACAGACCCAGAGTTCCTGCTGGACCGCAAGGAGTACTGGGTGGTGTACAAAGGCTTCCCTGTGCCCAGCCCCGGGGATGTGCTCAGTTTCTCATTGCTGCCCAGTGGAGAGGTCCATCATGGGGTGAACGGGGTCTCCCGGGGCAGGTTGCTCTGTGTCGACAGTTCCCAGGTTCTCTGGGCCTTCTTCAGTCTCCACGGAGCCGTCAACCGCCTGCGGATTCTGG GGTCCATGCAGTCCAGCTCCTCAAACGGATCCCCGTCAGGCTCCCCTGGAGGGACCCCCAATGACAGCGACTCAGACCTGGCCTTCAGCGTCACCCGCTCGTTCTCAACCTCCGAATCATCCCTGG TGACGGCGCCAAGCTCCCCCCTGAGCCCCCCACTCTCCCCAGCTTTCTCCCCCCCAGAGCTGCCCCCCAGAAGCAAGAACGGAGAATGCACCGTGTGCTTCGACCAGGAGGTGGACACAGTCATCTACACCTGCGGGCACATGTGCCTCTGCAACGCCTGCGGCCTCAAACTGAAGAAGCAGATCAACGCCTGCTGCCCCATCTGCCGGCGGCCAATCAAAGACGTCATTAAGATTTACAGGCCGTGA